The proteins below are encoded in one region of Vicia villosa cultivar HV-30 ecotype Madison, WI unplaced genomic scaffold, Vvil1.0 ctg.001593F_1_1, whole genome shotgun sequence:
- the LOC131635919 gene encoding uncharacterized protein LOC131635919 codes for MRVSFLLASSKVDVCFIQETKLSSFNDVVARSFWGGIEVDWTVSHSEGASGGMANLWKKGSLNLNYSFKALGYVGINVWWKSTCVNLVNIYAPCNAVARRDLWKSLVDRRNNCGGEEWCLGGDFNEITSREERLGGVGYLNVRGMEEFREFFVRMGVVDIPCVGGRFTWFKDNGKAMSRIDRFLVSRNLIDMWGVVDQRIGSREFSDHAPIRLNCGIIDWGPKPFRFNNTWFKHKTLKPSSMKSGSRSKLSEWETLYCLKSLRA; via the coding sequence ATGCGAGTCAGTTTTCTGTTAGCTTCAAGTAAGGTGGACGTTTGctttattcaagaaacaaaattatCTAGTTTCAATGATGTTGTGGCTAGATCCTTTTGGGGCGGTATAGAGGTGGATTGGACGGTTAGCCATTCGGAAGGCGCATCGGGAGGAATGGCAAACCTTTGGAAGAAAGGCTCCTTGAATCTCAATTATAGTTTTAAGGCCCTTGGCTATGTAGGAATTAATGTTTGGTGGAAAAGTACGTGCGTTAATCTAGTTAACATTTATGCTCCTTGCAATGCGGTAGCTAGAAGAGATCTTTGGAAAAGTTTGGTGGATAGGAGGAACAATTGTGGGGGTGAAGAGTGGTGTCTTGGAGGAGATTTCAACGAAATTACGAGTAGAGAAGAAAGATTAGGTGGAGTAGGTTATCTTAATGTGCgaggtatggaggagtttcgGGAGTTCTTTGTTCGTATGGGGGTGGTTGATATTCCTTGTGTGGGAGGTAGATTCACTTGGTTCAAGGATAATGGGAAAGCAATGAGTAGAATTGACAGATTTCTTGTCtcaagaaatttgattgatatgtGGGGAGTGGTTGATCAACGGATAGGGAGTAGAGAATTTTCTGATCATGCGCCTATTCGCCTAAATTGCGGAATTATCGATTGGGGTCCAAAACCTTTTCGTTTCAACAATACTTGGTTTAAACATAAAACTTTAAAGCCTTCATCCATGAAGAGTGGCTCAAGATCAAAGTTGTCGGAATGGGAGACATTATATTGTTTGAAAAGCCTAAGAGCGTGA